A DNA window from Hordeum vulgare subsp. vulgare chromosome 1H, MorexV3_pseudomolecules_assembly, whole genome shotgun sequence contains the following coding sequences:
- the LOC123437915 gene encoding uncharacterized protein LOC123437915 isoform X1 yields the protein MAAAVDLEDAFGAVFGEAKAEGHPTARPILFRAHARSAAAIRVVATDCHSLAWDCSLSVSDLDDLRDDVGIGGSWADFLDYLKSSLSSGEVKLLFAADQLRKSTGSDGAKLVATKAKGLPRITISLHTVTGAGTSDVIAEFSLALYGAYRTTQELASKEQEHKSQLMGSLLTEREKNEIMQKQLEALSFLDKRKATKPKLLADQVSSVSAVTLGSDQVTAPVRQQISGQGCEELCCKITRMRMIIDKKLEMLISWFKFATYVNLQRVACG from the exons atggcggcggcggtggacctGGAGGACGCGTTCGGCGCGGTCTTCGGCGAAGCCAAGGCGGAGGGCCACCCCACCGCGCGCCCCATCCTCTTCCGCGCCCACGcccgctccgccgccgccatccGCGTCGTCGCCACCGACTGCCACTCCCTCGCCTGGGACTGCTCCCTCTCTGTCTCCGACCTCGACGACCTc AGAGACGATGTTGGAATCGGGGGCTCCTGGGCCGACTTCCTGGATTACCTCAAGTCCTCCTTGTCCTCCGGCGAGGTGAAGCTGCTCTTCGCCGCCGACCAACTCCGCAAGTCAACCG GCTCTGATGGTGCAAAGCTTGTGGCTACAAAGGCAAAGGGCCTGCCTCGCATCACCATTTCTCTCCATACTGTTACTGGTGCTGGGACGAGTGATGTCATAGCTGAGTTCTCGCTAGCGCTCTATGGAGCTTATAGGACTACACAGGAGCTTGCATCCAAAG aACAAGAACACAAGTCACAATTGATGGGGAGTCTGTTAACTGAAAGA GAAAAGAATGAAATCATGCAAAAGCAACTTGAAGCTCTTTCTTTCCTAGATAAAAGAAAGGCAACAAAGCCAAAGCTGCTGGCTGATCAGGTTTCAAGTGTGTCTGCTGTGACTCTGGGCTCTGATCAAGTTACAGCTCCTGTGCGGCAGCAAATATCAG GGCAAGGGTGCGAGGAGCTCTGCTGCAAGataacgaggatgaggatgataatTGACAAAAAGCTAGAGATGCTGATATCTTGGTTTAAGTTTGCCACATATGTGAACCTACAAAGAGTGGCTTGTGGTTAG
- the LOC123437941 gene encoding uncharacterized protein LOC123437941, which translates to MAWRRGSMLAALVLVAVATCADAGDSYGASKFTVTGTVLCQDCTKNWNAYAYNAKPIAGSVVAVTCLDEHTGRTVIHRTDTTDEEGVFKVDVPYAHDGGSCRLDPAHCLVRLVRSGDKGCAVLTDFNGGRTGEKPSRPSRVCPTEVAYSAGPYYATVPQCDVDDDDKSCS; encoded by the exons ATGGCTTGGAGGAGGGGGTCGATGCTGGCCGCGCTCGTGCTGGTGGCCGTGGCGACGTGCGCCGACGCCGGTGACAGCTACGGCGCGTCCAAGTTCACGGTGACGGGCACCGTGCTGTGCcaggactgcaccaagaactGGAACGCCTACGCCTACAACGCCAAGCCCATCGCCG GCAGCGTGGTGGCGGTGACGTGCCTGGACGAGCACACGGGGCGGACGGTGATCCACCGGACGGACACGACGGACGAGGAGGGGGTCTTCAAGGTGGACGTGCCGTACGCCCACGACGGCGGCAGCTGCCGCCTCGACCCGGCCCACTGCCTCGTCCGCCTCGTCAGGTCCGGGGACAAGGGCTGCGCCGTGCTCACCGACTTCAACGGCGGCAGGACCGGCGAGAAGCCGTCCCGCCCCTCGCGGGTCTGCCCCACCGAGGTCGCCTACTCGGCAGGGCCCTACTACGCCACCGTGCCGCAGtgcgacgtcgacgacgacgacaagagctGTTCCTGA
- the LOC123437915 gene encoding uncharacterized protein LOC123437915 isoform X2, with protein MAAAVDLEDAFGAVFGEAKAEGHPTARPILFRAHARSAAAIRVVATDCHSLAWDCSLSVSDLDDLRDDVGIGGSWADFLDYLKSSLSSGEVKLLFAADQLRKSTGSDGAKLVATKAKGLPRITISLHTVTGAGTSDVIAEFSLALYGAYRTTQELASKEQEHKSQLMGSLLTEREKNEIMQKQLEALSFLDKRKATKPKLLADQVSSVSAVTLGSDQVTAPVRQQISVPSPSKAPPAKATKRVAPTSRRARVRGALLQDNEDEDDN; from the exons atggcggcggcggtggacctGGAGGACGCGTTCGGCGCGGTCTTCGGCGAAGCCAAGGCGGAGGGCCACCCCACCGCGCGCCCCATCCTCTTCCGCGCCCACGcccgctccgccgccgccatccGCGTCGTCGCCACCGACTGCCACTCCCTCGCCTGGGACTGCTCCCTCTCTGTCTCCGACCTCGACGACCTc AGAGACGATGTTGGAATCGGGGGCTCCTGGGCCGACTTCCTGGATTACCTCAAGTCCTCCTTGTCCTCCGGCGAGGTGAAGCTGCTCTTCGCCGCCGACCAACTCCGCAAGTCAACCG GCTCTGATGGTGCAAAGCTTGTGGCTACAAAGGCAAAGGGCCTGCCTCGCATCACCATTTCTCTCCATACTGTTACTGGTGCTGGGACGAGTGATGTCATAGCTGAGTTCTCGCTAGCGCTCTATGGAGCTTATAGGACTACACAGGAGCTTGCATCCAAAG aACAAGAACACAAGTCACAATTGATGGGGAGTCTGTTAACTGAAAGA GAAAAGAATGAAATCATGCAAAAGCAACTTGAAGCTCTTTCTTTCCTAGATAAAAGAAAGGCAACAAAGCCAAAGCTGCTGGCTGATCAGGTTTCAAGTGTGTCTGCTGTGACTCTGGGCTCTGATCAAGTTACAGCTCCTGTGCGGCAGCAAATATCAG TACCTTCACCTAGTAAAGCCCCTCCAGCTAAAGCCACAAAGAGGGTAGCCCCCACGTCTCGGAG GGCAAGGGTGCGAGGAGCTCTGCTGCAAGataacgaggatgaggatgataatTGA
- the LOC123437899 gene encoding probable glucuronosyltransferase Os03g0107900, with amino-acid sequence MLDRTNPSPAMRDPKQKTARAHKPRHLHLLDRLRTRHFYRWRWILWLALSAYLFLPALPPSRRGPGSEPRPGVRIYAYDLPPRFNRRWAAADARCSRHLFAAEVAVHEALLLRQRRAGLRPEEADLFLVPVYACCNFSTPTGLPSLAHARGLLADAVGLVRAQMPFWNLSAGADHVFVASHDFGACFHPMEDVAMAAGIPEFLKGSILLQTFGVQGRHPCQDVEHVVIPPYVPPELAPRELPEPEKAHRDIFAFFRGKMEVHPKNISGHFYSRKVRTELLRLYGRNRKFYLKRKRNDGYRSEMARSLFCICPLGWAPWSPRLVESVLLGCIPVVIADDIRLPFPGVLRWPDISLQVAERDVAGLEAVLDHVAATNLTTIQGNLWDPVKRKALVFNRPMEEGDATWQVLKELEAKLERLRRQGRRRIHI; translated from the exons ATGCTCGATCGAACGAACCCCTCCCCCGCCATGAGAGACCCGAAGCAGAAGACAGCAAGAGCCCACAAGCCgcgccacctccacctcctcgacAGGCTCAGGACGCGCCACTTCTACAGGTGGCGGTGGATCCTCTGGCTGGCCCTCTCCGCCTACCTGTTCCTCCCGGCACTGCCCCCCTCCCGCCGCGGCCCCGGCTCCGAGCCCCGCCCCGGCGTCCGGATCTACGCCTACGACCTCCCGCCGCGCTTCAACCGGCGCTGGGCGGCCGCCGACGCGCGGTGCTCCCGCCACCTCTTCGCCGCCGAGGTGGCCGTGCACGAGGCGCTGCTGCTGCGGCAGCGGCGCGCGGGGCTGCGCCCCGAGGAGGCCGACCTCTTCCTCGTGCCCGTCTACGCCTgctgcaacttctccacgcccacGGGGCTCCCGTCGTTGGCGCACGCGCGCGGGCTGCTCGCCGACGCCGTCGGCCTCGTCCGCGCCCAGATGCCCTTCTGGAACCTCTCCGCTGGGGCCGACCACGTCTTCGTCGCGTCGCACGACTTCGGCGCCTGCTTCCACCCCATG GAGGATGTGGCGATGGCCGCCGGTATCCCGGAGTTCTTGAAGGGGTCGATCCTACTGCAGACATTCGGCGTGCAGGGCCGGCACCCTTGCCAGGACGTGGAGCATGTGGTGATCCCGCCCTACGTGCCGCCTGAGCTGGCTCCTCGGGAGCTGCCGGAGCCGGAGAAGGCGCATCGGGACATATTTGCCTTCTTCCGGGGCAAGATGGAGGTCCACCCCAAGAACATCAGTGGCCACTTCTACAGCAG GAAGGTGAGGACTGAACTTCTGCGGCTGTATGGCCGCAACCGCAAGTTCTACCTGAAGCGGAAACGGAACGACGGCTACCGGTCGGAGATGGCGCGCTCCTTGTTCTGCATCTGCCCGCTGGGGTGGGCGCCATGGAGCCCTCGTCTAGTGGAGTCGGTCCTCCTGGGCTGCATCCCCGTCGTCATCGCAGATGACATACGCCTGCCGTTCCCCGGCGTGCTACGGTGGCCCGACATCTCGCTGCAGGTGGCCGAGAGGGACGTGGCCGGCCTCGAGGCGGTGCTAGACCACGTCGCGGCGACCAACCTGACGACGATTCAGGGGAACCTGTGGGACCCCGTGAAACGGAAGGCGCTGGTTTTTAACCGGCCGATGGAGGAGGGAGACGCCACCTGGCAGGTCCTCAAGGAGCTTGAGGCGAAGCTGGAGCGGCTGCGACGGCAGGGGCGGAGGAG GATCCATATCTAG